Proteins from one Bradyrhizobium roseum genomic window:
- a CDS encoding fumarylacetoacetate hydrolase family protein produces MKIASFKAGQTATYGLVTNAGIIDAGRRLKDWPTLKALLANGSLDALKALQGERPDYALAEIELLPTVPDPDKIFCIGVNYATHLAESGHPTPPHPMIFTRFANSQVGGGQPMIRPLESERFDYEGEMAVIIGKAGRRISRETALAHVAGYACYNDGSIRDWQRHTSQFAPGKNFAGTGAFGPWMVTTDEIPDISRQTIATRLNGVEVQSAPISDLVFDVPALIAYCSTFTELVPGDVIVTGTTGGVGAYRTPPLWMKEGDVVEVEVSGIGVLRNPVKDEAAAQATRAA; encoded by the coding sequence ATGAAGATCGCGAGTTTCAAGGCAGGCCAGACGGCGACATACGGACTGGTGACCAATGCCGGAATCATCGACGCAGGCAGGCGGCTGAAGGATTGGCCGACCCTGAAAGCGCTGCTCGCGAACGGCTCGCTCGACGCGCTGAAGGCGCTGCAGGGCGAACGCCCGGACTACGCGTTGGCCGAAATCGAACTGCTGCCGACCGTCCCCGATCCCGACAAGATCTTCTGCATCGGCGTCAACTACGCCACGCATCTGGCCGAGAGCGGCCACCCCACGCCGCCGCACCCGATGATCTTCACCCGCTTTGCCAACAGCCAGGTCGGCGGCGGCCAGCCGATGATCCGGCCGCTGGAGTCGGAGCGCTTCGACTATGAAGGCGAGATGGCCGTCATCATCGGCAAGGCCGGCCGCCGGATTTCGCGCGAGACGGCGCTGGCGCATGTCGCGGGCTACGCCTGCTACAATGACGGCAGCATCCGCGACTGGCAGCGCCACACCTCGCAGTTCGCACCGGGCAAGAATTTCGCGGGCACCGGCGCGTTCGGGCCGTGGATGGTCACGACGGACGAAATCCCTGATATCAGCAGGCAGACCATCGCGACCCGCCTCAACGGCGTCGAGGTACAGTCCGCACCGATCTCGGACCTCGTGTTCGACGTCCCTGCCCTGATCGCGTATTGCTCGACCTTCACCGAGCTTGTGCCCGGCGACGTCATCGTCACCGGCACCACCGGCGGCGTGGGCGCCTACCGCACACCGCCGCTCTGGATGAAAGAAGGCGACGTCGTCGAGGTCGAGGTGTCCGGCATCGGCGTACTGCGCAACCCGGTGAAGGATGAGGCCGCGGCCCAAGCGACGCGCGCCGCCTGA
- a CDS encoding GntR family transcriptional regulator, giving the protein MSSIGLSFDDSPADERPRSLTSAVQGRLRADILSTRLPPGQKLHIAGLAKQFSVSLAAVREALSRLVADGLVQASDQRGFRVSPVSPADLRDVTQTRIDIEGLALRRSIERGDAAWLAAVERSFTALCAVPYTYPDDPTHHYEEWVVRHRVFHRTLVNACGSPWLLGFRDVLHEQSERYRRLAIRRNNKKTRNVEAEHAAIVRATLQRDADAAVVALSKHFMTTMRLVELATPSTSGT; this is encoded by the coding sequence ATGAGCAGTATCGGTTTGAGTTTTGACGACAGCCCTGCCGACGAACGGCCGCGCAGCCTGACGTCAGCGGTTCAGGGGCGGCTGCGTGCGGACATTCTCTCGACCCGGCTGCCGCCCGGCCAGAAGCTGCATATCGCCGGCCTCGCCAAGCAGTTCTCGGTCAGCCTTGCCGCGGTGCGCGAAGCGCTGTCGCGGCTGGTCGCGGACGGGCTCGTACAGGCGTCCGACCAGCGCGGCTTTCGCGTCAGTCCGGTATCTCCCGCCGATCTCAGGGACGTGACGCAGACCCGTATCGATATCGAAGGGCTGGCGCTGCGCCGCTCGATCGAGCGCGGCGACGCCGCATGGCTCGCCGCGGTGGAGAGGTCGTTCACCGCACTTTGCGCCGTTCCCTACACCTATCCCGACGACCCGACGCACCACTACGAGGAATGGGTGGTGCGGCACCGCGTCTTCCACCGCACCTTGGTGAATGCCTGCGGCTCGCCATGGCTGCTCGGGTTTCGCGACGTGCTGCACGAACAGAGCGAACGTTATCGGCGGCTTGCGATCCGGCGCAACAACAAGAAAACCCGCAACGTCGAGGCCGAGCACGCCGCTATCGTGCGCGCCACGCTCCAACGCGATGCCGATGCCGCGGTCGTCGCACTCTCGAAGCATTTTATGACGACCATGCGGCTCGTCGAGCTCGCTACTCCCAGCACATCAGGGACGTAG
- a CDS encoding ABC transporter ATP-binding protein gives MQPLANITPLKPAGAIEVRNVGQIFRTTTQEVVALQDVSLDIKPGRFIVLVGPSGCGKSTLLMMMAGLREQTSGTITISGAPIPKPDPNRVGVVFQEASLFPWLTAEENVEFPLALRHVGKNERRTKAQDALKLVGLDGFGKRHPHELSGGMKQRVSIARGLVQDPPVLLMDEPFAALDEQTRMTMGDELLRIWAATGKTVVFVTHSLTEAVYLADEVIVMSPRPGRIVDHLQVTLPRPRTYEMLSGDAFGTLRERIWRHIRKSA, from the coding sequence ATGCAGCCATTGGCGAACATAACCCCGCTGAAGCCGGCCGGCGCGATCGAGGTCCGCAATGTCGGCCAGATCTTCAGGACCACGACGCAGGAAGTCGTTGCCCTCCAGGACGTCTCGCTCGACATCAAGCCCGGCCGTTTCATCGTGCTGGTCGGCCCGAGCGGCTGCGGCAAGTCGACGCTTCTGATGATGATGGCGGGCCTGCGCGAGCAGACCTCGGGCACCATCACGATCAGTGGCGCGCCGATCCCAAAACCCGATCCGAACCGGGTCGGCGTGGTGTTTCAGGAGGCCAGCCTGTTTCCCTGGCTGACGGCGGAGGAGAACGTCGAATTTCCGCTGGCGCTGCGCCATGTCGGCAAGAACGAACGCCGCACCAAGGCGCAGGATGCGCTGAAACTCGTCGGCCTCGACGGTTTCGGCAAGCGACATCCGCATGAATTGTCCGGCGGCATGAAGCAGCGCGTCTCGATCGCGCGCGGCCTGGTGCAGGACCCGCCTGTGCTGCTGATGGACGAGCCGTTCGCCGCGCTCGACGAGCAGACCCGCATGACCATGGGCGACGAATTGCTGCGGATCTGGGCCGCCACCGGCAAGACGGTGGTGTTCGTCACCCACAGCCTGACGGAGGCCGTCTATCTCGCCGACGAGGTGATCGTGATGTCGCCGCGGCCCGGCCGCATCGTCGACCATCTGCAGGTCACGCTGCCCCGCCCGCGAACCTACGAAATGCTGAGCGGCGACGCGTTCGGTACCCTGCGCGAACGCATCTGGCGGCATATCCGCAAATCGGCATGA
- a CDS encoding MarR family winged helix-turn-helix transcriptional regulator: MSVRREPRLVFLLNVAQRRLQRWMAARAQHNGVTAAQSGLLFVLGQRDGVLMGEAGTALDLGPPGISGLVDRMAAANLIRRRADPQDGRAWRLWLTPAGRAALAQSKAGLAEINRRLTDGFTDAEIEIVARWLTTMQTRFPRGEDE; the protein is encoded by the coding sequence GTGAGTGTTCGTCGCGAACCTCGACTGGTATTTCTGCTCAACGTGGCGCAACGCCGGCTGCAGCGCTGGATGGCGGCGCGGGCGCAGCACAATGGGGTAACGGCCGCGCAGTCCGGCTTGCTGTTCGTGCTGGGCCAGCGCGACGGCGTACTGATGGGCGAGGCGGGCACGGCGCTCGATCTCGGTCCGCCCGGCATCAGCGGGCTGGTGGACCGGATGGCGGCCGCGAACCTGATCAGGCGGCGCGCCGATCCGCAGGACGGCCGGGCGTGGCGGCTGTGGCTGACGCCGGCCGGCCGCGCCGCGCTGGCGCAGTCGAAAGCGGGACTCGCGGAAATCAACAGGCGCCTCACAGACGGATTTACCGACGCGGAGATCGAAATCGTCGCGCGTTGGCTCACGACCATGCAAACCAGATTTCCCAGAGGAGAAGACGAATGA
- a CDS encoding GMC family oxidoreductase yields MNNNNDASEFDYVIVGAGSAGCVLANRLSADGKHSVLLLEAGPKDSNLWIHVPLGYGKLFKEKSVNWMYQTEPEPGLNGRQVFQPRGKVLGGSSSINGLLYVRGQQEDYDRWRQRGNAGWGYDDVLPYFKKAENQQRGPDKYHGSGGPLPVSDWRHHDPLSEAFVVAAAEAGIPTNPDFNGATQEGAGFFQTTTSRGRRASTAYSYLRPARSRSNLHVETSALAQRILFEGKRAKAVEYKQEGSVRTARARKEILVSSGAYNSPQLLQLSGVGPADLLRQHGIEIVLDAPGVGNDLQDHMQVRLVTRCAQKVTLNDVVNHPIRKMMAGLQYAAFRKGPLTIAAGTSGAFFKTSPRLASPDIQIHFLPFSTDKMGEKLHALSGFSSSVCQLRPESRGSLRIKSADPAVPPEIRINYLATETDRRAFIDGIRILRKILAAPALKAYAVAEVDPGPKVQSDDEVLDYCRRTGSTVYHPTSTCRMGSDALAVVDQRLRVRGIEGLRVVDASIMPDLMSGNTNAPTIMIAEKASDMILEDAR; encoded by the coding sequence ATGAACAATAACAATGACGCTTCCGAATTCGACTATGTCATCGTCGGCGCCGGCTCGGCCGGATGTGTGCTCGCCAACCGCCTGAGCGCCGACGGCAAGCACTCCGTCTTGCTGCTGGAAGCCGGACCGAAGGACAGCAACCTCTGGATCCACGTACCGCTCGGCTACGGAAAGCTGTTCAAGGAAAAATCCGTCAATTGGATGTACCAGACTGAGCCGGAGCCGGGCTTGAACGGCCGGCAGGTGTTTCAACCGCGCGGAAAAGTGCTGGGCGGGTCGAGCTCGATCAACGGCCTGCTCTATGTGCGGGGCCAGCAGGAGGATTACGATCGCTGGCGCCAGCGCGGCAACGCCGGCTGGGGCTATGACGACGTGCTGCCCTACTTCAAGAAAGCCGAGAACCAGCAGCGCGGGCCCGACAAATACCACGGCAGCGGCGGCCCGTTGCCGGTATCGGACTGGCGGCACCATGATCCCCTGTCGGAAGCCTTCGTTGTCGCCGCCGCCGAAGCCGGCATACCGACCAATCCGGATTTCAACGGCGCGACCCAGGAAGGCGCTGGATTCTTCCAGACCACGACGAGCCGGGGACGTCGCGCCAGCACGGCATATTCTTATCTGCGCCCGGCGAGGAGTCGCTCTAACCTGCATGTCGAGACCTCAGCGTTGGCGCAGCGCATCCTGTTTGAAGGGAAGCGCGCCAAGGCGGTCGAATACAAGCAGGAAGGTAGCGTGCGCACGGCGCGGGCGCGCAAGGAAATCCTGGTTTCCAGCGGCGCGTACAACTCGCCGCAATTGCTGCAGCTCTCCGGCGTGGGGCCTGCGGACCTGCTGAGGCAGCACGGCATCGAGATCGTGCTCGACGCGCCCGGCGTCGGCAATGATCTGCAGGACCACATGCAGGTTCGGTTGGTTACGCGCTGCGCGCAGAAGGTCACGCTCAATGACGTCGTCAACCATCCGATCCGCAAGATGATGGCGGGACTTCAGTACGCAGCCTTCCGCAAGGGACCGCTGACGATTGCCGCGGGCACCTCGGGCGCGTTCTTCAAGACCAGCCCGCGGCTGGCGTCGCCGGACATCCAGATTCACTTCCTGCCGTTCTCGACCGACAAGATGGGCGAGAAACTTCATGCGCTCTCGGGCTTCTCATCCTCGGTTTGCCAGTTGCGTCCGGAAAGCCGCGGCTCGCTGCGGATCAAGAGCGCGGACCCTGCGGTGCCGCCGGAAATCCGCATCAACTATCTCGCGACCGAAACCGATCGCCGCGCCTTCATCGACGGCATCCGCATTCTACGCAAGATACTCGCCGCGCCGGCGCTGAAGGCCTACGCGGTCGCTGAGGTCGATCCCGGTCCTAAAGTGCAGAGCGACGACGAGGTGCTGGATTACTGCCGCCGCACCGGCAGCACGGTGTATCACCCGACCTCGACCTGCCGCATGGGCAGCGACGCGCTTGCCGTCGTCGACCAGCGCCTGCGCGTGCGCGGCATCGAAGGTCTGCGCGTGGTCGATGCGTCGATCATGCCGGACCTGATGTCGGGCAACACCAACGCGCCAACCATCATGATCGCGGAAAAGGCGTCGGACATGATTTTGGAGGACGCGCGGTAG
- a CDS encoding polysaccharide deacetylase family protein, translating to MFDLTLTFDNGPEPGVTPHVLDILRERGIKSTFFVIGEKLGDPERRRLAARAHDEGHWIGNHTFTHTVPLGQQRGAETAQNEIGRTQAAIGELAHPYRWFRPFGGGGNLDERLLKPSVVEYLTRHKHSCVLWNAIPRDWDDADGWVERALSQCLSQPWSLMVLHDLPSGAMAHLERFIDRAEKAGARFRQDFPPECVPIRSGKIVKSIEPYVSSIEESANQ from the coding sequence GTGTTCGACCTGACGCTGACATTCGACAACGGCCCCGAACCCGGGGTAACGCCGCACGTCCTCGACATCCTGCGCGAACGCGGCATCAAGTCGACGTTCTTCGTGATCGGCGAGAAGCTGGGCGATCCCGAACGCCGCCGGCTTGCGGCGCGCGCCCATGACGAAGGCCACTGGATCGGCAACCACACCTTTACGCACACGGTGCCGTTGGGGCAGCAGCGCGGCGCCGAGACGGCACAGAACGAAATCGGCCGGACGCAAGCCGCGATCGGTGAGCTCGCCCATCCCTACCGCTGGTTCCGGCCGTTCGGCGGCGGCGGCAATCTCGACGAGCGGCTGCTAAAACCTTCCGTGGTCGAATATCTAACGCGCCACAAGCACAGCTGCGTGCTCTGGAATGCGATCCCGCGCGACTGGGACGATGCCGACGGCTGGGTCGAGCGCGCGCTTTCGCAGTGCCTTTCGCAACCATGGAGCTTGATGGTGCTGCACGACCTGCCGAGCGGCGCGATGGCCCATCTCGAACGCTTTATCGACCGCGCCGAAAAGGCCGGCGCCCGTTTCCGCCAGGACTTTCCACCCGAATGCGTTCCGATCCGTTCGGGCAAAATCGTAAAGTCCATCGAACCCTACGTTTCCTCCATCGAAGAAAGTGCCAACCAATGA
- a CDS encoding ABC transporter permease, with protein MQSGLAVKAARFGIVIALFAIWEMLSRTGMVNPRLLPSASDTLATLGDLLQRASIQHDLAVTATEVLTAFALAVPFGALVGFLIAENKYFADVAKPLLFFAFSIPKSIFLPMFILMFGVGFAQKVGFGFFSTIFIVIMSTTTAVESVKVEHLTVARSYGATPFQTAFRVYLPSMLPVLLEALRISMIFNLTGVILAEMYASRDGIGHQIATWGENFQMKQLLAGVLMIAAIAIAFNELVRWVETRCSHWRT; from the coding sequence ATGCAAAGCGGGTTGGCCGTCAAGGCGGCGCGGTTCGGCATTGTGATCGCGTTGTTCGCGATCTGGGAAATGCTGTCGCGGACCGGCATGGTCAACCCGCGCCTGCTTCCTTCCGCCTCCGACACGCTCGCCACGCTCGGCGATCTCCTGCAGCGGGCCAGCATACAACATGATCTCGCGGTCACCGCCACCGAGGTGCTGACCGCTTTTGCCCTCGCGGTGCCCTTCGGGGCGCTGGTCGGTTTCCTGATCGCGGAGAACAAGTATTTCGCCGATGTGGCCAAGCCGCTGCTGTTCTTCGCGTTCAGCATCCCGAAATCGATCTTCCTGCCGATGTTCATCCTGATGTTCGGTGTCGGCTTTGCTCAGAAGGTCGGCTTCGGCTTTTTCTCGACCATCTTCATCGTGATCATGTCGACCACGACCGCGGTGGAGTCGGTCAAGGTCGAGCACCTGACGGTCGCCCGGTCCTACGGCGCCACGCCGTTTCAGACCGCGTTCCGCGTCTATCTGCCGAGCATGCTTCCGGTTCTGCTGGAGGCGCTGCGGATCTCGATGATCTTCAATCTCACCGGCGTCATCCTCGCCGAAATGTATGCCTCTCGCGACGGCATCGGCCATCAGATCGCGACCTGGGGCGAAAACTTCCAAATGAAGCAGTTGCTGGCCGGCGTGCTGATGATCGCCGCGATCGCAATCGCTTTCAACGAACTGGTCAGATGGGTGGAAACTCGATGCAGCCATTGGCGAACATAA
- a CDS encoding ABC transporter substrate-binding protein, with amino-acid sequence MSITRRHILAMIAAASVLGTSATAQAADTVRIGLPTKTYWPTTIAETAVRQKLFEKEGIKAELTIYRGGAETFEAMAAGAADVILDATSLVSAGRSKGVNSKVLANAAMGYYGWQLMTLSKSTLGVSDLKGKKVAITSAGSGSDLLALWTQQDKKIEFTRVPVGGGGLVPNLLAGNVDAAVVYSPLSFQILKSGEARTILDFAKEVPPNLAAGWIALDKYVQDKPQVVQKTLNALYGALMFMRANKEASVKLISELYEIAPDIAAQEYDNTIMKLETDGSMAGPKIPEQLQLALDMAKAGGMKDLGPAAEIISTQFKPVPTKF; translated from the coding sequence ATGAGCATCACGCGACGCCACATCCTGGCAATGATCGCCGCCGCCTCCGTTCTTGGAACATCGGCCACGGCGCAGGCCGCCGACACCGTCCGCATCGGGCTTCCCACCAAGACTTACTGGCCGACCACGATCGCAGAAACCGCGGTGCGGCAGAAACTGTTCGAGAAGGAAGGGATCAAGGCCGAACTGACGATCTACCGCGGCGGCGCCGAGACGTTCGAGGCGATGGCGGCGGGCGCTGCGGACGTCATCCTCGACGCCACCTCGCTGGTTTCGGCCGGACGCAGCAAGGGCGTGAACTCCAAGGTGCTGGCCAACGCCGCGATGGGCTATTACGGCTGGCAATTGATGACGCTTTCAAAGTCTACGCTCGGCGTCTCCGACCTGAAGGGCAAGAAGGTCGCGATCACCTCCGCCGGCTCCGGGTCCGACCTGCTGGCGCTGTGGACCCAGCAGGACAAGAAGATCGAGTTCACCCGCGTGCCCGTCGGCGGCGGCGGCCTGGTGCCGAACCTGCTCGCCGGCAATGTCGATGCCGCCGTGGTCTATTCGCCCCTGAGCTTCCAGATCTTGAAGTCGGGCGAAGCCCGTACGATCCTCGACTTCGCCAAGGAAGTGCCGCCGAACCTTGCCGCCGGCTGGATCGCACTCGACAAGTACGTCCAGGACAAGCCGCAGGTGGTGCAGAAGACGCTGAACGCGCTCTACGGCGCGCTGATGTTCATGCGCGCCAACAAGGAAGCCTCCGTCAAGCTGATTTCCGAGCTCTATGAGATCGCGCCCGACATCGCGGCGCAGGAGTATGACAACACAATCATGAAGCTGGAGACCGACGGCAGCATGGCCGGCCCCAAGATCCCGGAGCAGCTCCAGCTCGCGCTCGACATGGCCAAGGCGGGCGGCATGAAGGATCTCGGACCGGCAGCGGAGATCATCTCGACCCAGTTCAAGCCCGTGCCGACCAAGTTCTGA
- a CDS encoding nuclear transport factor 2 family protein has product MPKSASEIEDDRLIRELLQNWAIWRDAGDWERFRTVWHPDGRMMATWTQGTGDEFIEISKQAWARGISILHFLGGISVDLAGRRAISQTKMAISQRAEVEGVLCDVLCTGRFYDFLEKRDGRWGIVLRQPIYEKDRMDPVTPGAAPVLDKALLEQFPPGYRHLAYLQTRIGYTVKRDMPGLKGPEVEALYARGAAWLQGKSI; this is encoded by the coding sequence ATGCCGAAAAGCGCCAGCGAGATTGAAGACGACCGCCTGATCCGGGAATTGTTGCAGAACTGGGCGATCTGGCGCGATGCCGGCGACTGGGAGCGGTTTCGTACGGTCTGGCATCCCGACGGTCGCATGATGGCGACCTGGACGCAGGGCACCGGCGACGAGTTCATCGAGATCAGCAAGCAGGCCTGGGCCAGGGGTATCAGCATCCTGCATTTCCTCGGCGGCATCTCGGTCGACCTCGCAGGACGACGCGCGATTTCACAGACCAAGATGGCGATCTCGCAGCGCGCCGAGGTCGAGGGCGTGTTGTGCGACGTGCTCTGCACCGGGCGATTCTACGATTTCCTCGAAAAGCGCGACGGACGCTGGGGCATCGTGCTGCGCCAGCCGATCTACGAGAAGGACCGCATGGACCCGGTCACGCCCGGCGCGGCGCCCGTCCTCGACAAGGCGCTGCTCGAACAGTTTCCGCCGGGCTACCGGCATCTCGCCTATCTGCAGACCCGCATCGGCTACACCGTGAAGCGCGACATGCCCGGCCTCAAGGGGCCCGAAGTCGAAGCCTTGTATGCGCGCGGCGCGGCGTGGCTGCAGGGCAAGTCGATCTAG
- a CDS encoding 5-methyltetrahydropteroyltriglutamate--homocysteine methyltransferase — translation MNLPKHLLPTTVVGSYPQPEWLVDRAMLSKVVPRTRLHAMWRLPAEHLEEAQDDATIVAIRDMERAGIDIVTDGEIRRESYSNRFATALEGIDDENPAMITSRSGHATPVPRVVGAVKRSKPVELHDMEFLRRNTDRAAKITLPGPFTMSQQAKNEFYRDDEELAMAFAAAVNAEALDLQKAGANVIQLDEPWVRNNPDVARRYAVKAINRALEGITVPTVVHLCFGYAAVVPGSTKPAGYSFLAELADTSAEQISIEAAQPKLDLGVLGDLSSKKIMLGVLDLGNPEIESADVVADRIRNGLKHVAADRLIVAPDCGMKYMPRHIAFGKLKAMCDAAATVRREIG, via the coding sequence ATGAACCTGCCAAAGCACCTGCTGCCGACCACCGTGGTCGGCAGCTACCCGCAGCCGGAATGGCTGGTCGACCGCGCGATGCTGTCAAAAGTGGTGCCGCGCACGCGCCTGCATGCGATGTGGCGGCTGCCGGCCGAACATCTGGAAGAAGCGCAGGACGACGCCACCATCGTCGCGATCCGGGACATGGAGCGCGCCGGGATCGACATCGTGACCGACGGCGAAATCCGCCGCGAGAGCTATTCCAACCGGTTTGCCACCGCGCTGGAAGGCATCGACGACGAGAATCCGGCGATGATCACCTCGCGCAGCGGCCATGCGACGCCGGTGCCACGCGTGGTCGGGGCGGTGAAGCGCAGCAAGCCGGTCGAGCTGCACGACATGGAATTCCTGCGCCGGAACACCGACCGCGCGGCCAAGATCACCCTGCCCGGCCCGTTCACGATGAGCCAGCAGGCCAAGAACGAATTCTACAGGGATGACGAGGAGCTGGCGATGGCGTTCGCCGCCGCCGTCAACGCCGAAGCGCTGGACCTGCAAAAGGCCGGCGCCAACGTGATCCAGCTCGACGAACCCTGGGTGCGCAATAATCCCGACGTCGCCCGCCGCTATGCGGTGAAGGCGATCAACCGCGCGCTGGAAGGCATCACCGTGCCGACGGTGGTGCATCTGTGCTTTGGCTATGCCGCGGTCGTGCCCGGCTCGACCAAACCGGCCGGCTATTCCTTCCTCGCCGAACTCGCCGACACCAGCGCCGAGCAGATATCGATCGAGGCGGCGCAGCCGAAACTCGATCTCGGCGTGCTCGGCGATCTGTCTTCGAAGAAGATCATGCTCGGCGTACTCGACCTCGGTAATCCCGAGATCGAATCAGCCGATGTGGTGGCGGACCGGATCCGCAACGGGCTGAAGCATGTCGCCGCGGATCGCCTCATCGTCGCCCCCGACTGCGGCATGAAATACATGCCGCGCCATATCGCCTTCGGAAAACTGAAGGCGATGTGCGACGCGGCGGCGACCGTGCGCAGGGAGATCGGCTAA
- a CDS encoding ABC transporter permease, with protein sequence MSAATLRRLIVIALIALWEILPRAGVIPTLFLPSLSSTLIAGWNEAGEYGHALAVTLYEVAISMMFACGGGILLGAIVGSLPRPRILIMPMVSSLYAVPLVILYPVFTVWLGIGTESKIAFASIYGFLPTMLATAAGIQTIDPQLLLAARSMGATLSQRIVRVIIPAAIPTVLSGLRVGGALVIVGVVVSEMLISSAGIGYLISRYRTILDSPHVFAGVLLVLAMAIAFNAAIKWIERKAAIWQTGSRAGQRAADEITAGAIQPAT encoded by the coding sequence ATGAGCGCGGCAACGCTTCGCAGATTGATCGTCATCGCCCTGATCGCGTTGTGGGAGATCCTGCCGCGCGCCGGCGTGATCCCGACGCTGTTCCTGCCCTCGCTGTCCTCGACGCTCATTGCCGGCTGGAACGAGGCCGGCGAATACGGCCATGCCCTGGCTGTGACGCTCTACGAGGTCGCGATTTCGATGATGTTCGCCTGCGGCGGCGGCATTTTGTTGGGCGCCATTGTCGGCAGCCTGCCGCGGCCACGCATCCTGATCATGCCGATGGTGTCGAGCCTCTATGCGGTGCCGCTCGTCATCCTCTACCCCGTCTTCACGGTGTGGCTCGGCATCGGCACGGAATCCAAGATTGCGTTCGCCTCGATCTACGGTTTCCTGCCGACGATGCTGGCGACCGCCGCCGGCATCCAGACCATCGATCCACAACTGCTGCTCGCCGCGCGCAGCATGGGAGCGACGCTGAGCCAGCGGATCGTCCGCGTCATCATCCCCGCGGCGATCCCGACCGTTCTATCAGGACTGCGCGTCGGCGGCGCGCTCGTGATCGTCGGCGTGGTGGTGTCGGAAATGCTGATCTCTTCCGCCGGAATCGGCTACCTGATCTCGCGCTACCGCACCATCCTCGACAGCCCGCATGTCTTCGCCGGCGTTCTGCTGGTGCTCGCGATGGCGATCGCCTTCAACGCCGCGATCAAATGGATCGAGCGCAAGGCCGCGATCTGGCAGACCGGTTCCCGCGCCGGCCAGCGCGCCGCCGACGAGATCACCGCCGGCGCCATCCAGCCTGCGACCTGA
- a CDS encoding enoyl-CoA hydratase, translating into MTEHIEIEKSEGILSLTMARPDKKNALTNAMYGAVADAIEGAETDSSVRVLLIRGKGDMFTAGNDVGEFAAIATGAIQGARHVSRFLQALAQSSRPLVAAVQGRAVGVGTTMLLHCDLVVLAENALLSTPFVSLALVPEASSSLLMPLRIGYARAFEMFALGEAVDAKSALAWGLANRVVPLDKLDAEARALALRLAKQPAGAVSTTKRLMRNPEVLMAQIKVESAQFAARLQTAEAREAFTAFAERRPPDFLKLAK; encoded by the coding sequence ATGACCGAGCACATCGAGATCGAGAAGAGCGAAGGGATTTTGAGCCTGACGATGGCCCGTCCGGACAAGAAGAACGCGCTGACCAACGCGATGTACGGCGCGGTGGCCGACGCCATCGAAGGCGCGGAAACCGATTCGTCCGTTCGCGTGCTGTTGATCCGCGGCAAGGGTGACATGTTCACCGCCGGCAACGATGTCGGCGAGTTCGCCGCCATCGCGACAGGCGCCATCCAGGGCGCGCGGCATGTCAGCCGCTTCCTGCAGGCGCTCGCGCAATCGAGCCGTCCGCTGGTCGCGGCGGTTCAGGGGCGTGCGGTCGGCGTCGGCACCACCATGCTGCTGCACTGCGATCTGGTCGTGCTGGCAGAGAACGCGCTGCTTTCGACGCCGTTCGTCAGCCTGGCGCTGGTTCCTGAGGCGTCCTCCAGCCTGCTGATGCCGCTCCGCATTGGCTATGCCCGCGCCTTTGAGATGTTCGCGCTTGGTGAGGCCGTCGACGCCAAGTCCGCGCTCGCCTGGGGGCTCGCCAACCGGGTGGTGCCACTCGACAAACTCGATGCCGAGGCGAGGGCGCTGGCATTGCGGCTGGCGAAGCAGCCGGCGGGCGCGGTCAGCACCACAAAACGGCTGATGCGCAATCCGGAAGTGCTGATGGCACAGATCAAGGTGGAAAGCGCGCAGTTCGCCGCGCGCCTGCAAACCGCCGAGGCGCGGGAAGCCTTCACCGCGTTCGCCGAGCGCCGGCCGCCGGACTTTTTGAAACTCGCAAAATAG